One genomic segment of Gemmatimonadota bacterium includes these proteins:
- a CDS encoding sigma-70 family RNA polymerase sigma factor codes for MHPSRLIGPSISSAFNQWKGSFFETMNKQPHRPGDFHLIHACLEGRSDAQSLLYKSFFMSDMPVHFWVYKKAYWIPAGEKEDILNDIFIAVLQSLPKFEFRSALSTYVIRIAKIKCLDAMPSRMGVARGRGIKFVDIDWFASNTESGLQIVDSNPNNGPGRLFKKLEEEEQIYLLHTALKYYTGPRCRTVLKMYVRELKGELTREDIAELMGVSVQRMGQMIYDCMYRLRRKMQSRYRDYEHFTKCVCEGTRRRRRRRKE; via the coding sequence ATGCACCCGTCGCGCTTGATCGGCCCTTCGATCTCAAGCGCTTTCAATCAATGGAAAGGTAGTTTCTTTGAGACCATGAACAAGCAACCACACAGGCCAGGGGACTTCCATCTGATACACGCATGCCTCGAAGGTCGATCGGATGCGCAGAGTCTACTCTACAAATCGTTTTTCATGTCGGACATGCCCGTTCACTTCTGGGTTTACAAAAAAGCGTACTGGATACCGGCGGGTGAAAAGGAAGACATCCTCAATGACATATTCATCGCGGTCTTGCAGAGTCTTCCAAAGTTCGAATTCCGCAGTGCATTGAGCACCTACGTTATCCGCATCGCCAAGATCAAGTGTCTTGACGCCATGCCTTCGCGGATGGGGGTCGCAAGGGGGAGAGGAATCAAGTTTGTCGATATTGACTGGTTTGCGTCGAACACCGAGTCGGGGCTGCAGATCGTAGACTCCAATCCGAACAACGGTCCTGGCCGGTTATTCAAGAAGCTGGAAGAAGAAGAACAGATTTACCTGTTGCATACCGCCCTTAAATACTACACGGGTCCGCGATGCCGGACCGTCCTGAAAATGTACGTCAGGGAACTTAAAGGCGAACTGACCAGGGAGGACATTGCCGAACTGATGGGGGTGTCCGTACAACGCATGGGACAGATGATCTACGACTGCATGTATCGCCTCAGACGAAAAATGCAGAGCAGGTATCGTGATTACGAACACTTTACCAAGTGCGTGTGTGAAGGCACCAGGCGTCGTAGACGCAGAAGGAAGGAGTAG
- a CDS encoding DUF2236 domain-containing protein — MLQVPTSYARGYEKARSLNPEFADNYIRHTMVGDEDLDPVMDELSGMPPGEMHQYIHAGLHQEEEWLSKAPEILQRYFREVDSKIPEWVEFEAFRPAVVGFHKNMPEILVAFVTAALLEGFTTLISKSFYLTGRVHSDNATRRFKQNNRHLLEIFLPGGLRREGDGYRLSARIRFVHAMVRRLMKESDIWDTGAWGMPLSAAHIGLAVSIFSAQILKHSISLGAIYSQEERESFVKVFRYTGYIMGVPESILMKDENEARTIIDIGFMCEPPPDEHSIANANALIHAGPALLNITDPDEVAAALKTLYNISRALLGHELADALRYPKSSTFGVLAAHRLKNRISRVKNLLLKTRGRQTKLDNFSQMLQLSAYDDIGMSYRLPDNVKASESSKW, encoded by the coding sequence TTGCTTCAAGTCCCAACGTCTTACGCCAGAGGTTATGAAAAGGCGCGGTCCCTGAACCCGGAATTCGCCGACAACTACATCCGGCACACCATGGTCGGCGACGAGGATCTGGATCCCGTGATGGATGAGCTTTCCGGTATGCCGCCCGGCGAGATGCACCAGTACATCCATGCGGGGCTGCACCAGGAGGAGGAATGGTTAAGTAAAGCGCCTGAAATCCTGCAGCGCTATTTCCGGGAGGTCGATTCGAAGATCCCCGAATGGGTCGAATTCGAAGCCTTCCGCCCCGCCGTGGTCGGATTCCACAAGAACATGCCGGAAATCCTGGTGGCTTTCGTGACCGCGGCCCTGCTGGAAGGATTCACGACGCTCATCAGCAAGTCCTTCTACCTGACCGGGCGGGTTCATTCAGACAACGCAACCCGCCGGTTCAAGCAGAATAACCGTCATCTGCTGGAGATCTTCCTGCCCGGCGGCCTCCGCAGGGAAGGGGACGGCTACCGGCTTTCCGCCCGGATCCGTTTCGTGCATGCCATGGTACGCCGCCTGATGAAAGAGTCCGACATATGGGACACCGGGGCCTGGGGCATGCCGCTGAGCGCAGCCCATATAGGCCTGGCGGTCAGTATTTTCTCGGCGCAGATCCTGAAGCATTCCATCTCGCTGGGCGCCATCTACTCCCAGGAAGAAAGGGAGAGTTTCGTAAAGGTCTTTCGGTACACCGGCTACATCATGGGCGTTCCGGAAAGCATCCTTATGAAGGACGAGAACGAAGCCCGGACGATCATCGATATCGGTTTCATGTGCGAACCGCCTCCAGACGAGCACTCCATCGCGAACGCGAACGCACTGATCCATGCCGGGCCGGCGCTGCTGAATATCACGGATCCCGATGAAGTGGCGGCCGCCCTCAAGACATTGTATAATATCTCCCGTGCCCTGCTGGGCCATGAACTGGCCGATGCGCTGCGTTACCCGAAAAGCAGTACCTTTGGCGTCCTGGCCGCCCATCGCTTGAAAAACCGCATCAGCCGTGTGAAGAACCTGTTGTTGAAAACGAGAGGCCGGCAGACGAAACTGGACAATTTCTCGCAGATGCTTCAGCTTTCGGCTTACGACGATATCGGCATGAGCTACCGGCTTCCCGATAATGTAAAAGCGTCTGAATCCAGCAAATGGTAG
- a CDS encoding MMPL family transporter — protein MHLDNYIDAILRHRWLVISLTLLFMLAMAAGGRNITVSNEHRVMFGENNPQLAAFDALEDIYSVSNTALIAIAPRDGSVFTREVLGVVEDLTETAWFAPYSTRVNSLTNYFHSEAMEDDLIVGPLVEDASSLGEADLDRVRTIALGSREVVGRLVSPDGRVAGLAVNFVLGDNPDLAVIELTDYLDGMLDDARAANGDVDFYLTGDVVMNRAFADATRDDLETLLPIVFVLIVITSTLLMKSFLGTGIIIIMIGFVISTTMGLAGWFHTVFSPVNSGVPIIVMAISVAQAVHIITHTLSGIRRGEDRNAAVAQSIKTNAYPVFLASITTAIGFLSLNFSDSPPFHILGNFVAFGVIITFFYAMTLLPALLSVLPLRARAGSFRQPVFFDRMGDFVVSRRTPLLWFVGILTVVLITGVPRNVLTDSWPDYFDERYEFRRDTDYVMDNLTGLLSMEYTLAAEEEGGITDPEYLRQVEAFAEWNRSQPEVGHVQAFTDIMKRLNKNMNGDDPAFFRIPDAQDLASQYLLLYELSLPFGSDLNDRIDVSKSATRMTVVIRGRSSQDLQDLAGRGETWLRENAPALATEATGLSVVFAHISQRNIESMLRGTVTAMALISVILVLVFRSFRFGLISLLPNFVPAAMSFGLWGHLVGEVGIASSVVIVVAFGIVVDDTIHFLSRYLRARKEEGLSAEDAVRVTFRSVGKALWTTTLVLSAGFLAFAGSGFQVSWALGLLVTITIGFAIIADFLLLPPLLMALDRRKS, from the coding sequence TTGCACCTGGATAACTACATCGACGCAATCCTGCGCCATCGCTGGCTTGTTATTTCGCTTACCTTGCTGTTCATGCTCGCCATGGCGGCCGGCGGCAGGAATATCACCGTCTCCAACGAGCATCGTGTCATGTTCGGCGAGAACAATCCCCAACTCGCCGCTTTCGATGCGCTGGAAGACATCTACTCCGTTTCGAACACCGCCCTGATCGCCATCGCACCCCGGGACGGTTCCGTCTTCACCCGCGAAGTGCTCGGCGTCGTCGAAGACCTCACCGAAACCGCCTGGTTCGCTCCGTACTCGACGCGGGTGAATTCCCTTACGAACTACTTTCACAGCGAAGCGATGGAAGACGACCTCATCGTAGGGCCGCTCGTCGAAGACGCCTCGTCGCTGGGCGAGGCCGACCTGGATCGCGTCCGGACGATCGCGCTGGGTTCCCGGGAAGTGGTCGGACGGCTCGTTTCTCCTGACGGCCGCGTGGCCGGCCTGGCGGTCAATTTCGTGCTGGGCGACAACCCGGATCTCGCTGTGATCGAGCTGACCGACTACCTGGACGGCATGCTGGACGATGCGAGGGCGGCGAACGGGGACGTGGACTTCTACCTGACGGGCGACGTGGTCATGAACCGGGCCTTCGCCGATGCCACCCGAGACGACCTGGAAACTCTGCTGCCCATCGTCTTCGTCCTCATCGTGATCACCTCGACCCTGCTCATGAAGTCCTTTCTGGGAACCGGCATCATCATCATCATGATCGGTTTCGTGATCTCGACGACCATGGGGCTTGCCGGCTGGTTCCACACGGTATTCAGCCCGGTGAATTCAGGAGTGCCCATTATCGTCATGGCGATTTCCGTCGCCCAGGCGGTCCACATCATCACCCACACGCTCTCGGGTATAAGACGGGGGGAGGACCGGAACGCGGCGGTCGCGCAATCCATAAAGACGAACGCCTACCCGGTATTCCTGGCCTCGATCACCACCGCGATCGGGTTCCTCAGCCTGAACTTCTCGGATTCGCCGCCGTTTCACATTCTCGGCAACTTCGTGGCTTTCGGGGTGATCATCACTTTCTTCTACGCTATGACACTCCTGCCCGCGCTGCTTTCGGTCCTTCCATTGCGGGCTCGTGCCGGCAGTTTCCGGCAACCCGTCTTCTTCGATCGGATGGGTGATTTCGTCGTTTCCCGCAGGACACCGCTGCTCTGGTTCGTCGGGATATTAACGGTCGTCCTGATCACCGGCGTGCCCAGGAACGTATTGACCGACAGCTGGCCGGATTACTTCGATGAACGCTACGAGTTCCGGCGGGATACGGATTACGTCATGGACAACCTGACCGGATTGCTGTCCATGGAGTATACGCTGGCCGCGGAGGAAGAGGGCGGGATCACCGATCCGGAATACCTGCGGCAGGTGGAGGCTTTCGCGGAATGGAACCGTAGTCAGCCAGAAGTGGGGCACGTGCAGGCTTTCACGGATATCATGAAGCGGCTGAACAAGAATATGAACGGCGACGATCCGGCCTTCTTCCGGATCCCCGATGCCCAGGATCTCGCATCGCAGTACCTGCTCCTCTACGAATTGTCACTGCCCTTCGGCAGCGATCTGAACGACCGGATCGATGTGTCCAAGTCCGCGACGCGCATGACGGTCGTGATCCGCGGCCGGTCTAGCCAGGATCTGCAGGACCTGGCCGGCCGGGGCGAGACCTGGCTGCGCGAGAACGCGCCTGCGCTCGCGACCGAAGCCACCGGGCTGAGCGTGGTCTTCGCCCACATCTCCCAGCGCAACATCGAGTCGATGCTGCGCGGAACGGTGACCGCCATGGCGCTCATCTCGGTCATCCTCGTCCTGGTCTTCAGGAGTTTTCGCTTCGGCCTCATCAGCCTGTTGCCGAATTTCGTACCCGCGGCCATGAGCTTCGGGCTCTGGGGACACCTGGTCGGCGAAGTGGGCATCGCCTCGTCGGTGGTCATCGTCGTCGCCTTCGGCATCGTCGTAGACGATACGATCCACTTTCTCAGCAGGTATCTCCGGGCGCGCAAAGAGGAGGGCCTTTCGGCGGAAGACGCGGTGCGCGTTACCTTCCGGTCGGTGGGAAAGGCGTTGTGGACCACGACGCTGGTCCTTTCCGCCGGGTTCCTGGCCTTCGCGGGTTCAGGTTTCCAGGTTTCGTGGGCGCTCGGGCTGCTGGTCACCATCACCATAGGCTTCGCGATCATTGCCGATTTCCTGCTGCTTCCTCCCCTGCTTATGGCGCTTGACAGGAGAAAATCATGA
- a CDS encoding outer membrane lipoprotein-sorting protein, translating to MPAQEAWAGGPGSPADPADQGGPGGPSEEKGLQIARDARSQDEGFGNFSAGMTMVLRNKKGQESVREVRVKVLEAEDDGNKSLFVFDQPRDARGTALLIHGHKDRQDDQWLYLPALKRVKRISSSNRSGSFMGSEFTYEDMTVQEVEKYTYRYLRDEPCGDGLDCVVTERIPVEKGSVYRRQLVWRDKSALRVWKVEYYDRKDAHLKTLTVAEYRQYLDRYWRAGSMAMVNHLTGKSTDLVWTDYQFGTDIDDRDFTRTGLRRVR from the coding sequence ATGCCGGCCCAGGAGGCATGGGCAGGCGGACCGGGCAGTCCGGCTGACCCGGCCGATCAAGGCGGTCCAGGCGGTCCGTCGGAAGAAAAGGGGCTCCAGATCGCCCGTGACGCCCGGAGCCAGGACGAGGGTTTCGGAAATTTCTCGGCCGGCATGACCATGGTCCTGCGCAACAAGAAGGGGCAGGAGAGCGTCCGCGAAGTGCGCGTGAAGGTGCTCGAGGCGGAAGACGACGGCAACAAGAGTCTCTTCGTGTTCGACCAGCCGCGCGACGCCCGGGGCACCGCGCTGCTCATACACGGCCACAAGGACCGGCAGGACGACCAATGGCTCTACCTGCCGGCCCTGAAGCGCGTCAAGCGCATCAGTTCTTCCAACCGGTCGGGTTCCTTCATGGGAAGCGAGTTCACCTACGAGGACATGACGGTCCAGGAAGTGGAGAAATACACCTACCGGTACCTGCGCGACGAACCTTGCGGAGACGGCCTGGACTGCGTGGTCACCGAGCGCATCCCGGTGGAGAAGGGATCGGTCTACCGCCGCCAGCTCGTCTGGCGCGACAAGTCGGCGCTACGCGTCTGGAAAGTGGAATACTACGACCGCAAGGACGCCCATCTGAAAACGCTTACCGTGGCTGAGTACCGCCAGTATCTCGACCGTTACTGGCGGGCCGGCAGTATGGCCATGGTGAACCATCTGACGGGCAAGAGCACCGACCTGGTGTGGACGGATTACCAGTTCGGGACCGACATCGACGACCGCGACTTCACCCGCACCGGGCTGAGGCGGGTGCGGTGA
- a CDS encoding acyl-CoA carboxylase subunit beta, which yields MSEKMKHLDALRKQAAEGGGQRRIARQHEAGKWTARERVAFLLDEGSFEEIGAFVTHDCRDFGMEGTEVLGDGVITGYGTIDGRSVYVVSEDFTVFGGSLGQAYGEKICKVMDLAMKNGAPVISLKDSGGARIQEGVVSLAGYADIFLRNVQASGVIPQISVIMGPCAGGAVYSPAMTDFVFMVEDTSYMFITGPDVIRAVTHEEVTFDELGGAHVHNSVTGVAHFSAPDEPSCLSMVKELLAFLPSNNMEDPLRTASTDDPDRMDEELARIVPDDANKPYDIKDVIHRVVDHGDFFEVHGEFADNIVVGFARFNGRTAGIVANQPASLAGVLDIDASVKGARFVRFCDAFNIPLVVFEDVPGFLPGVSQEHGGIIKEGAKLLYAFCESTVPRLTVVTRKAYGGAYCVMNSKQIRADINYAWPSGQFAVMGPEASVNVLYRRELAEADDPDALREELTSEFREKFDNPYVAAKIGYIDEVIQPQETRPRIISALEMLKNKRDANPPKKHGNIPL from the coding sequence ATGTCCGAGAAGATGAAACACCTGGACGCGCTGCGAAAACAGGCGGCCGAAGGCGGCGGGCAGCGCCGTATCGCCCGGCAGCACGAGGCCGGGAAATGGACCGCCAGGGAGCGGGTAGCCTTTCTCCTGGACGAGGGCAGTTTCGAGGAGATCGGCGCCTTCGTGACCCACGACTGCCGGGATTTCGGCATGGAAGGCACGGAAGTGCTCGGCGACGGCGTGATCACGGGCTACGGCACCATCGACGGCCGCAGCGTCTACGTCGTGTCCGAAGACTTCACCGTATTCGGCGGTTCGCTGGGACAGGCCTACGGCGAGAAGATCTGCAAGGTCATGGACCTCGCCATGAAGAACGGCGCGCCGGTCATCAGCCTGAAGGATTCCGGTGGCGCGCGCATCCAGGAAGGAGTGGTCAGCCTCGCGGGCTACGCCGACATCTTCCTGCGCAACGTACAGGCTTCCGGCGTGATCCCGCAGATTTCGGTGATCATGGGGCCTTGTGCGGGCGGCGCGGTCTACTCTCCGGCCATGACCGACTTCGTTTTCATGGTCGAGGATACCAGCTACATGTTCATCACCGGACCGGACGTGATCCGCGCGGTGACCCACGAAGAGGTGACTTTCGACGAACTGGGCGGCGCGCACGTCCATAACTCCGTGACCGGCGTGGCCCATTTTTCCGCGCCGGACGAACCTTCGTGCCTTTCCATGGTGAAGGAGCTCCTGGCGTTCCTGCCCTCGAACAACATGGAAGATCCACTGCGGACTGCGTCTACGGACGACCCCGACCGGATGGACGAAGAACTTGCCCGCATCGTGCCGGACGACGCTAACAAACCCTACGACATCAAGGACGTGATCCACCGGGTGGTGGACCATGGCGACTTCTTCGAAGTGCATGGCGAGTTCGCCGACAATATCGTCGTGGGGTTCGCCCGTTTCAACGGCCGGACCGCCGGCATCGTCGCCAACCAGCCCGCTTCGCTCGCCGGCGTGCTGGACATTGACGCGTCCGTGAAGGGCGCGCGGTTCGTGCGCTTCTGCGACGCCTTCAACATACCCCTCGTGGTCTTCGAGGACGTGCCCGGGTTTTTGCCCGGCGTAAGCCAGGAGCACGGCGGCATCATCAAGGAAGGCGCCAAGCTGCTCTACGCGTTCTGTGAAAGCACGGTACCCCGGCTGACCGTGGTCACGCGCAAGGCCTACGGCGGCGCCTACTGCGTGATGAACAGCAAGCAGATACGGGCCGACATCAACTACGCCTGGCCGTCCGGGCAGTTCGCGGTCATGGGTCCGGAAGCCTCGGTGAATGTGCTCTACCGCCGGGAACTGGCCGAGGCGGATGACCCCGACGCCCTGCGCGAGGAACTGACCTCCGAATTCCGGGAAAAGTTCGACAATCCCTACGTCGCGGCGAAAATCGGGTATATCGATGAAGTGATCCAGCCCCAGGAGACCCGTCCACGTATCATTTCCGCGCTGGAAATGCTCAAGAACAAGCGAGACGCGAATCCTCCCAAGAAACACGGGAACATCCCGCTGTAA
- the accC gene encoding acetyl-CoA carboxylase biotin carboxylase subunit, which produces MIRKILIANRGEIAVRVIRTCREMGIESTAVFSEADRTALHVQFADEAFCIGDAPSSDSYLRVDRIIETAKKAGADAVHPGYGFLSENGEFADRCAEAGITFIGPSGEAMRTMGSKTAARKTMREAGVPVVPGTEEGIDSDEEALGAAESIGYPVLVKAAMGGGGKGMRVVESPDDLAGALRTARSEAQSAFGDATVYLEKYLVEPRHVEFQVLADRHGHAVHLGERECSIQRRHQKLIEESPSCILDDTLRNAMGEAAVRAAEAVQYTNAGTVEFIVDQDRQFYFLEMNTRLQVEHPVTELRTGQDLVRRQIEIAAGMPLPFRQEDVRLLGAALECRISAEDPNAQFMPSVGVVTRLSEPGGPGVRLDSGFCVGYEVPIYYDPMIAKLIVWAEKREEAIARMKRALGEYDIGGIKTTIPFHLRALSDPRFTSGDYSTSFVDTMGPDEDAGADERHIAAAFAAIMKHREARRAVPAGVGGDGSDGPPGSGESPWKLTGRREAMRRGR; this is translated from the coding sequence ATGATCCGAAAAATCCTGATCGCCAACCGCGGAGAGATCGCCGTCCGGGTGATCCGCACGTGCCGGGAAATGGGCATCGAATCGACGGCCGTCTTCTCCGAGGCGGACCGCACCGCCCTGCACGTCCAGTTCGCCGACGAGGCCTTCTGCATTGGCGACGCGCCTTCCTCGGACAGTTACCTTCGCGTGGACCGGATCATAGAGACGGCTAAGAAGGCCGGCGCCGACGCGGTACATCCGGGATACGGGTTTCTTTCCGAAAACGGGGAGTTCGCCGATCGCTGCGCGGAGGCCGGCATCACGTTCATCGGCCCTTCCGGCGAGGCCATGCGGACCATGGGAAGCAAGACGGCGGCACGAAAGACCATGCGCGAGGCCGGGGTGCCCGTCGTACCGGGGACCGAAGAAGGGATCGACAGCGACGAGGAAGCCCTCGGCGCGGCGGAATCCATCGGCTACCCGGTTCTCGTGAAGGCGGCCATGGGCGGCGGCGGCAAGGGCATGCGCGTCGTGGAATCCCCGGACGACCTGGCCGGCGCGCTCCGGACCGCGCGGTCCGAGGCCCAGTCCGCCTTCGGCGACGCCACGGTCTACCTGGAGAAATACCTGGTGGAACCCCGCCACGTGGAATTCCAGGTCCTCGCCGACCGGCACGGGCACGCGGTGCATCTTGGCGAGCGGGAGTGTTCGATCCAGCGCCGCCACCAGAAGCTCATCGAAGAATCGCCCTCCTGCATTCTCGACGATACGCTGCGGAACGCCATGGGAGAAGCGGCCGTACGGGCCGCCGAAGCCGTCCAGTACACCAACGCCGGTACCGTGGAGTTCATCGTCGACCAGGACCGTCAGTTCTATTTCCTCGAGATGAACACCCGCCTTCAGGTCGAGCACCCAGTCACCGAACTGAGAACGGGGCAGGACCTGGTCCGGCGACAGATCGAAATCGCCGCCGGCATGCCCCTACCCTTCAGGCAGGAAGACGTGCGCCTGCTCGGCGCGGCACTGGAATGCCGCATCTCCGCAGAAGATCCCAATGCGCAGTTCATGCCTTCGGTCGGCGTGGTTACGCGCCTGAGCGAGCCGGGCGGCCCCGGTGTCCGGCTGGACAGCGGTTTCTGCGTGGGATACGAGGTGCCGATCTATTACGATCCCATGATCGCCAAGCTCATCGTATGGGCAGAGAAGCGGGAAGAAGCGATCGCCCGCATGAAAAGAGCCCTGGGAGAATACGATATCGGCGGTATCAAGACCACCATTCCGTTTCACCTCCGGGCCCTGTCGGACCCCCGGTTCACTTCCGGCGACTATTCCACCTCTTTCGTCGATACTATGGGGCCTGACGAAGACGCCGGGGCCGATGAGCGTCATATCGCCGCCGCCTTCGCCGCCATCATGAAGCACCGGGAAGCGAGACGGGCGGTGCCGGCCGGGGTCGGCGGGGATGGATCCGATGGACCGCCTGGATCCGGAGAGAGTCCGTGGAAGCTGACCGGCCGGCGCGAAGCCATGCGCCGGGGCCGATGA
- a CDS encoding TIM barrel protein — protein sequence MRLGVVGFVPGDPRAVTAAVLKKGLDLGVTSVCYHGSGEVLDALTTEDCNRVNALYDDLGLELAQFGIGYRECLFDQDGSVRDRVVSTIGRGIEAGRALMAHNVLIRTGSLNPAGSYDPTPENHEPGRLDVLIDTLSRVADKAEEEGMTVVIETHVLTIMGSPEINRQVIESVGSERLRVVMDFVNHFQSLDQAYNSTKRLNHIFDVMGPISTVSHIKDLCVEPGFVLHMNEEVPGAGVLDLVTAVRRWEEVQPEGYMLVEHLPEDKIPTAVANVRRIAAEAGVEIV from the coding sequence ATGCGACTGGGTGTCGTGGGATTCGTACCGGGGGACCCCCGGGCCGTCACGGCAGCGGTGTTAAAAAAGGGCCTGGATCTGGGCGTTACCTCGGTCTGCTACCACGGTTCCGGCGAGGTCCTGGACGCGTTGACGACAGAGGACTGTAACCGCGTCAATGCGCTCTATGATGATCTGGGCCTGGAACTGGCCCAGTTCGGCATTGGCTACCGCGAGTGCCTCTTCGACCAGGACGGATCGGTGCGTGACCGGGTCGTATCGACCATAGGCCGCGGCATCGAAGCAGGCCGGGCACTGATGGCCCACAACGTATTGATCCGGACCGGCAGCCTGAACCCGGCGGGGTCCTACGACCCCACGCCCGAGAACCACGAACCGGGACGGCTTGACGTGCTGATCGACACCTTGTCGCGGGTCGCGGACAAGGCGGAGGAGGAGGGGATGACCGTCGTGATCGAGACCCACGTGCTCACGATCATGGGGTCGCCCGAGATCAACCGGCAGGTGATCGAATCCGTCGGGTCCGAACGACTGCGCGTGGTCATGGATTTCGTGAACCACTTTCAGTCCCTGGACCAGGCTTACAACAGCACGAAGCGCCTGAACCACATCTTCGACGTCATGGGGCCGATCTCGACGGTCTCCCACATCAAGGACCTCTGCGTGGAACCCGGCTTCGTCCTCCACATGAACGAGGAAGTGCCCGGCGCCGGGGTGCTCGACCTGGTCACGGCCGTGCGGCGGTGGGAGGAGGTTCAGCCGGAAGGCTACATGCTGGTGGAGCATTTGCCCGAGGACAAGATCCCGACGGCCGTCGCGAACGTCCGGCGCATCGCGGCGGAAGCCGGGGTGGAAATCGTCTGA